In Sciurus carolinensis chromosome 4, mSciCar1.2, whole genome shotgun sequence, the sequence CACACTTGCTTCATGGATAGCCAACTTTTTAAAACTAATGCATTAAGTGTCTAAAGCTGATAAATTTCtggtaaattaattttattagatttaaaTTTAATACACCAGTGCAATATCTAATGAATAATcataaactcatttttaaaatacaggatTGAGACTCCTGAACAAGACAGAAGAGGCCTTTGCTCTCACAGAGCTTACAGTCTACCAGGTAAAACAGACCTTAAATAAACACCACCCAGAATTCTGATCCCTGTGAGATAGGGAGCTAGGGAACCCTGAGCTTAGGGATCTAAAAGAGCCTAAGAATCAAGGGCAGCCCTGAGAAAGCTGAAGTTTGGGTGGGAAACAAGCTCAGCATATGTTTGTGTGCACAAACATATAGTAAAAATAAGCAGCATTTTAGTgggaaagaaaatgtagaatggACTGATCCAGTGCTTCATTGGAGAGAGTTtataatggctgaataataaaaCTGGAGCAATAGAGATGGCAAGAGGTAAgcttggaaagaaaggaaaacatcaaaTCAAAATTTCAGGTATTCAAAATGGACTGATTGGAAAGAGAGACTTTTGTGTTGAGCCTAGTGATTATAATCCTAATGATTCTGCTTCATGGGTGCTAAGGTTTGCTTGTCTTATTCCTGGACGGTCTTCCTGGTTTATTTAACCTTTTAAGGAATGCAATAAACAACAACACAAcctcttttttctttacataacattttaagaaaacaaaaatgttgacttaaaaaattaatgcaacttctttatatataacattttaagaattttgttgACTCTTGCCTTAGTAGTTGAATCATGTTTGTATTTATCCTGTTTTggtctttcttcccttccctccctccttctttctttcttcttactttctttctttctttctttctttctttctttctttcttaaagtgaatttcatgattctgttgatgacattttttaatgtggctatttaaaagtattttcaaactGTTAATTTTCACCCCACTGTGTTCACACTTGCccttattttaaaagcatttaatttttgttCCTACAGCAAAACATCAGAACAATAAATAAAGAGATCTTTTATCAGGTACACAATGGTATCATTAAGCAAACCACTCTTCAAAGAACAGCAGTAACATATTCGTACTGTAAGTTTTAAAGGctcttgcttttttaattttaaggaaatgcTGTAAAACTTCGGACCTAAATTACCCTGTGCTTTTACTATGACTTGTAATCAGAAGAGATGGAGTGCCTTGGATTTCTTGTGCCTTATTTTCTGGATCCCTAGCTTCTAGAACAATGGGCAGGCCAACTGCAACGCATGAGAGAAATCCAGCCTCTCTTTGCTTTACTGTAACTCAGCCAATCTCATTCCTCTATGGATTATCTGTGACTACTTCCTACTCCAACAGGGCTGAATAGTTTCAACAGAGATCATAGAGCCCACAAAGCTTAATTCTGgctttttacagaaaaagattGTCATCCCCAGCCTAGTAAGGTTGCAGGGTCCAATATATACTTAATTGAATGGATAAAAAGGTTATAAAATAATACTAGCTCACATTAAGTGTTCAGCATATGCTCTGCACCGTAAATTATGCCAAACGCTTTACCTGCATTATTTAATTTCAGTTTCACAACAATTACGTAAGAAAACAGGAACATCTACTCCTTCACCCCCTTTGAATTTTTAATCAACTGCCTCTTAACAACCTCAGTAAAGGTCTGCCTACTTGCTctatataaaatttcaaacttttacTGAATGTATCACAAACAATATGTAGCCCAGAGTAGTGCTAGCACCTTAGTGAATGCCCAAGAACTATTAGGTGAGTCATTAGGTCAAAAAACTTGTGGGGTACTCAGATAACCCATGTCTTATTCCAggacctgttttctttttctcctgggaGTCGGGGAGGGGGTTATCAGAGAACATGTAAATGTAGCATTTCATAATTGGAAGGTGAGCTCTAAGCCAGTGTTTTAGGTCATTTTCTGATAGTGTTTCTAGTATTGGAATATGTTCTAATTCAAGGTTATTATCATAAAGCAGGTGTTTGGTGAAGAGCATATCCAGATCACTACTACCTGGAAGTGATTGGTACTATCCTGGTGCAAACcttcaagaagaaaacatttggaaCAACATGAATcagcaaatgaagaaaaagacaaagacttGTGGACGGAAAGGCCTGGGTGGAAGAGCCCAGAAAGAAGTTGAACCCAAGCTAGGCAAGCCAAGCCAAGGCCCGCAGGCAGAAATGGAAGTTCCCAGCAGGACTTGGGCAGCCTATGATGAAGACACCAGCCCTCAGGCTATTGGAGAGGATGATTTCCCTGACTGTTACATAGAATGCATAGTCAGAGGAGAGTTTTCTGATTCTATCCTGGGAGAAGAATCactttttaagtcctttgagtgccTGGAGGAAGGATCAGAACAAgatctttctcagcagatttttGAAGCAAACTCCCTTCTTGAATCTTCTTTGGAATACGTGAAAAAGGGGGCAAAACAAGAGCTTCCTCAACAGAGGAATTCACTTCGTGGGTGTTCTGAGTACAGGACAGGCAAAAGGCTTCCTCCCAGGGAGATACCCTGCGGTGACATAGCAGATCCAAAGCAGTCCACAGGATTTGCTAGAAAGAAGCCAGGAAAAGATACAGTTCGTGGCACTGCTGCAACTCTTGTTTGTCcccagagtggatgcaccaaaAAGCTGAAAAATAGATCTGCCCTGAGAAAACACCTCCTTGTACATGGTCCCAAAGACCATGTGTGTGCAGAATGTGGGAGAGCATTTGCAGAGAGCTCAAATTAAAAAGGCATTTTCTggttcatactggagagaagccatatcAGTGCACCTTTGAAGGGTGTGGAAAGCGCTTTTCTCTGGACTTCAATTTGCGTACACATGTGTGCATCCACACTGGGGAAAAACGCTTTGCCTGTACTTTCCCAGGCTGTAACAAGAGATTTGTTCAATCAAATAACCTGAAAGTTCACTTCTTAACTCATtcaaagaatgaatgagaaagaagTTGGAAAATAGGCCTCAGATAGGATGAGCATTAATGGAAGAGTGAGTAGGGACAAATAAATATGCCTCATGGACAATTATTTCTGGGTAGGAACTTGTAAGTTAATATTACAACCCTAAAAGgcattgttttgttgttgctcttaTACTTTGCAATACCATTTTAAGAACATTGTGTATTCTAGTGTATTTCCAACAGAAATATCAGATAAATTCACTTCAGAATATCTTCCTCAATATCTATTGGATTACTGGATGTGCATcttgtttttgcatattttattaattttgtagttACCAATCATATAGTTTTTAATCTTAAAACATGTACTTCATGATTCATGTGATAATCCTGGATAATGAATATTGTACAGTAGTCaacaaatgagtaaataattCTTGAAAGCTAAATATAGTTTAtgatttttgttgtcattgtatcaaattatattgaaaatttttagttGTGAGTGGTTATTTGATAATGTTAATCCAATtgaatccattttatttatttcaaaataaaagaatgtaaaacCCCACAAGTATGCTAAACCTGGATTCAAAAAGTCAGAGGAAGTTTCATTACGAAGAGATACGATGCACTTGtccttaaaaataagcaaaacattaCAAAGACTGATATTCGCTATTGGTGAAGTACGGGGTATTGTTACCATCATACATGGTAAGCTAAGGTATAAAATGGTTACAACcattttggaagttttttttgACGGAGTGCTCTGTTGATTTCCTAGGGTTGTCATAAAAATGACACAAACTGGGTATCTTTAACAATGGAACTACATTatctcagttttggaggctatCAGTCCAAAATCAAGGGATTGGCAGAGCTGATTGTTTTTGCGGACTGGATCTGGAAGGGTCTGTTCCAGTCTCTCCTTGGCGTGTAGATAGATGACTGCCGGCCTGTGAGCCTGGTGTCCTCCCTGTGTCTTCTCacacctcttctctctgcctgtgTTCAGAATTCCTCTTACAAGGATACCAGTCACCTTGGATTAGAATCCAGtctaatgatctcattttaacaTGATTTACCTTTGTAAAGACCCCTTCtccaaataagttcacattcTAAGGTATTGATGGTTAGGATTTGAAAGCATTAATTCTGAGGGGAACACAGAATGTGTGCGATATTTAAgatccaatatttttatttctagaaaccCATAGGAATATTTGTACTAATGTAAGAAAGTATTTGTTCAAGGATATTAACAATCGTTTGTAATAGAACTGAATTCATAACTTTAATGTCCATTAAGAAGAAACAAGTTGCATAGATCatgctagatttttttctttttttcccccaatcatGAGATttgaacacaaacattcagtgaCACTAGGAAGGCACTCCTAAAACTTtgtgctacatccctagtctGGCCATGAAACTTTAAAGGAATTCCCCACATTAATAATATAATCAGGCATAGTTAAaatgccctttttattatttaagacaCCTGGAAATTATACTAATAGGTACATAAATTTAACAgctttcaggaaaaagaaaacacagtaaataaatgaatcaacTTAAAGAAC encodes:
- the Zfp42 gene encoding LOW QUALITY PROTEIN: zinc finger protein 42 homolog (The sequence of the model RefSeq protein was modified relative to this genomic sequence to represent the inferred CDS: inserted 1 base in 1 codon) translates to MNQQMKKKTKTCGRKGLGGRAQKEVEPKLGKPSQGPQAEMEVPSRTWAAYDEDTSPQAIGEDDFPDCYIECIVRGEFSDSILGEESLFKSFECLEEGSEQDLSQQIFEANSLLESSLEYVKKGAKQELPQQRNSLRGCSEYRTGKRLPPREIPCGDIADPKQSTGFARKKPGKDTVRGTAATLVCPQSGCTKKLKNRSALRKHLLVHGPKDHVCAECGRAFAESXKLKRHFLVHTGEKPYQCTFEGCGKRFSLDFNLRTHVCIHTGEKRFACTFPGCNKRFVQSNNLKVHFLTHSKNE